CCTGGGGGTGGGGCTATATGACGATCTGAAAAGCGCCTCGGTGGCCCTGCGGCTGGTCTTTCAATTCGCCGCCGCCGGCATTCTGATCGCCGGGGGCTTCTGCGTGACCGTACTGCCCAGCCCGCTGGGGGGCGTCTTCGCACTGGGTCTTTTCAGCATACCATTTACGGCTCTGTGGATCGTATTCATAATCAACGCCATCAATTTTATCGACGGGCTGGACGGACTGGCGGCCGGCATCGCCACCATAGTCGCCGCCACCATCTTTGTCTCGGCCGAGGCCTCCGGGGAGGGGCTGATCGGCCTGCTGGCGATAGTGACCGTCGGCGCCCTGCTGGGTTTCCTGCCGTTCAATTTCCATCCGGCCCGTATCTTCCTGGGGGATTCGGGGGCCACCTTCATCGGATTCATTCTGGCGGCCATGACCACCCTGGGGACCATGAAAAGCATCGCCACCGTGGCCCTGCTGATACCAATAGCCGCTCTGGGGGTGCCGATGGTGGATACCGCCAGCGCCGTTTTGCGCCGAACCTGGCGGGGACAGATGTTCTACCGGGCCGACAAGGAACACGTGCACCACACACTGCTGACCATCGGTTTCAGCCACCAGGGGGCGGTGATGTTCCTGTACGGCATAACCGTCTTTTTGGCGATCTTGGCCATGCTGTTGTCGCTGGCCGATCGGCGGTTGATATCGATACTGGCCGGCCTGTTTTTGATCCTGGTATGGATATTCTTCAAAAAATGGCAAAAGGGCAGGGATTAATTTTTAGCGGTAAATATAATTGACCAAAATATTCGATCCAAATATTCTAAAGGGCCGGGCGGTGTTGGCCCCGATGGCGGGCATTACCGACTCGGCCTTTCGTCTTATCTGTCGCCGTTACGGCGCCGCCTTGGTGTATTCCGAGATGATCTCGGCCGAGGCCCTGTCCCGCGGGCATTCCAAGACCATCAAGATGTTATCCTTCCGGGAGGAGGAGCGGCCCATTGCTGTTCAGCTTTTCGGCACCCGGCCTTTGGCCTTTGCCGAGTCGGTGGAACGGCTGGAAAGGGATATCCAACCTGATTTCTATGACCTGAATTTCGGCTGTCCGGCCCCCAAGATAGTCAAGAACGGCGGCGGGTCGGCCCTGCTTAAATTTCCGGAAAAAATAGCCGAGATAGCCCGGGCGGTGATCAATGTCGCCAAACGTCCGGTGCTGGCCAAGATCCGCAGCGGCTGGGAGGTGGGGTCGGAGAACGCCCTGGAGGTGGCCAAACTGCTGGAGGACTGCGGCGTATCGGCCATCGCCGTCCACGGCCGGACCAGGAGCCAGATGTTCTCCGGCAAGGCGGACTGGAACATCATCTCAAAAATAAAACAGCAGGCGAAAATACCAGTGATCGGCAATGGCGATGTAACCTCGGGAGCCGAGGCCTTGAGAATGATCGAACAGACCGGATGCGATCTGGTGATGGTGGGCC
The sequence above is a segment of the Candidatus Edwardsbacteria bacterium genome. Coding sequences within it:
- a CDS encoding undecaprenyl/decaprenyl-phosphate alpha-N-acetylglucosaminyl 1-phosphate transferase, translated to MHYLTAFFIAAVLSLLLTPLALYVSVKGKVFDRPGLRKIHQKAMPCLGGAAVAVAVLITIWLIKSLWPGIFYGLAGKFTAITFGGLLILGVGLYDDLKSASVALRLVFQFAAAGILIAGGFCVTVLPSPLGGVFALGLFSIPFTALWIVFIINAINFIDGLDGLAAGIATIVAATIFVSAEASGEGLIGLLAIVTVGALLGFLPFNFHPARIFLGDSGATFIGFILAAMTTLGTMKSIATVALLIPIAALGVPMVDTASAVLRRTWRGQMFYRADKEHVHHTLLTIGFSHQGAVMFLYGITVFLAILAMLLSLADRRLISILAGLFLILVWIFFKKWQKGRD
- the dusB gene encoding tRNA dihydrouridine synthase DusB, whose translation is MTKIFDPNILKGRAVLAPMAGITDSAFRLICRRYGAALVYSEMISAEALSRGHSKTIKMLSFREEERPIAVQLFGTRPLAFAESVERLERDIQPDFYDLNFGCPAPKIVKNGGGSALLKFPEKIAEIARAVINVAKRPVLAKIRSGWEVGSENALEVAKLLEDCGVSAIAVHGRTRSQMFSGKADWNIISKIKQQAKIPVIGNGDVTSGAEALRMIEQTGCDLVMVGRAALGNPFLFADINAALNTEGSMQNSEVQPASWQERMQVVKEHIAMSVADKGELRGIREMRKHLGWYIKGIPGAAALRQELMHAETEVEVLKLLENIGHEKGVDE